A stretch of DNA from Sandaracinaceae bacterium:
TCCTCGCCGCCGATGAACGCGAACGGATAGACTGGGGTCTTCGTCTTCAGCGCCAAGCGCACGAACCCCGTGCCGAAGCGCACGAGCTTGTAGCGGTCGCGGTACAGCTTGGCGGTGCCGCGGGCCCCCTCCGGGAAGGCCACCACGATGCGCCCCGCCCCGAGCAGCATCTCGGCGTGCTCCGGCAGCCCCGTCAGGTGCCCCGTGCGGTTCATGAGCTGGGACGCGAACGGCCATGTGTTGAAGAAATACTCCGCCATCCCATGCGCGAGGCGCGGCGCGTCATGGTTCATCAGCAGCGAGGTCATGGTCATGGCCGCGTCCGCACCGATGCCGCCCGAGTGGTTGCCGATGAGCAGCCCGCGGCCCGTCTTGGGGACGTGTTCCATCCCGAACGTCGTGACGTTCAGGTACCTGCGGTACATGCTCGCGAACGGGGAGTACGCCCGGATGAGCCACTCCTTGTCCACACCGAACGGGTCCACCCCGTGCGCGTCGAAGGGGATCGGCAGCCGGTTGACGTTGCGTTCGATCTGGGGATCTCGGAGGAATGACACGGACGTCGCCTTCGCGGGCCGCTCGCCGCGCCCCACTGGTCACGGTCTTGCCCTGCGCGCGGAGACTACCAGCGTCCGCGCGCTGGTGGGGAGGGGATCACGCGAGTATGCTCCGCCGATGTTCGAGCGCGTTCTCATCCCTCGCCGCGGCGAGGTCGTCGTCCGCATCGCCAGGACCTGCCGCACGTTGGGCGCCGCCGCGCACACGGTCGCTACGCCAGGGGTCTTGGGAGGGGACAGCAGCGCCGTCCACGCCTACGGCTGTGAAGGCGTGCACGAGGTCCCAGCGCAACCGGACGGGAGCCTCGCGGTCGAAGAGATCGTCGCGTTGGCCCAGCGCATCGACGCGGACGCGATCTACCCAGGCTACGCCTCACATCGCTCGCACCTCGCCCTCGCCAAAGCGCTGGAGGCGGTCGACAAGCGCTGTCTGACCGGGAAGCTCGAGCACTTCGAGAGCGTCCGCGATCGTGTGGCGCTCGCCGCCGTCGCCGACGCGGCTGGGGTCAGGCGCGTGGCGGCCAGTGGTCCGCTGACGGACGCCGCCGACGTGAGCGCCTACGCGTACGAAGCCGGGTACCCGTTGTGCTTGAGGGCACGCTACGCCGGTGGAGGGCTCGGGGTGGTCCGCGTCGATGCATCCGACGAGGTCGATGCGGCGTTCGAGGGTCTCGAGGCGCGCGTCGGAGCCGGCGGGATCATCGCGCAGCGTTGGCTGGAGCGTCCTCGGCACATCGAGGTGCTGGTGGCGGCCGATCAGCACGGCGCCCGCGTGGCGCTCTGCGATCGCGAGCGCAGCCTGTCGGACGGAGGACGGCGGTTCATCGAGGAGTGCCCTTCGCCCGAGCTCGTCTTCCGTGGGGACGGCGACGCCATCCGCGAGGCGATGTTCGACGCCGCGATCCGCATCCTCGAGGGCGTGCAGCACGTTGGGCTGA
This window harbors:
- a CDS encoding 1-acyl-sn-glycerol-3-phosphate acyltransferase, whose amino-acid sequence is MERNVNRLPIPFDAHGVDPFGVDKEWLIRAYSPFASMYRRYLNVTTFGMEHVPKTGRGLLIGNHSGGIGADAAMTMTSLLMNHDAPRLAHGMAEYFFNTWPFASQLMNRTGHLTGLPEHAEMLLGAGRIVVAFPEGARGTAKLYRDRYKLVRFGTGFVRLALKTKTPVYPFAFIGGEEAFPTMFHIKGLNKLIGAPYVPVAPQLVIWPLPVSCQIHFGPPLHFEGDGSETDEVIQGYVDRVRDAIADLIQKGLAARPAAFTRQRVDSPYDPTRPELKR